One segment of Phycisphaerales bacterium DNA contains the following:
- a CDS encoding DUF1501 domain-containing protein, producing the protein MSSKQRIRQACADPLEEYLRNITRRRFFGKVASTMGAGIGTLALGSLLPRASAQSPSVDPTSAPGQLLANLPHYAPKAKRVIYLHMEGAPSQLDLFDYKPNLRDQFDSDLPESIRDGQRITTMTSGQDRLPVAPSMFKFNRYENNQDGVMLSELIPHTASIAKDLCFIKSMHTQAINHEPGITFFQTGAEQVGRPCFGSWMSYGLGSMNADLPTFVVMITQGKGNMQALSARFWGSGFLSSEHQGCKLRTGRDSVLYLRDPDGVSRDDRRQMLDLVERINEDEFQHSLDPDVQARLAQYEMAYRMQMSVPELTDISNESEATLEMYGPDVRTPGSFAANCLQARRLAERGVRFVQLYMRGWDQHGNLPTEIRSQCNAVDQAQAALVKDLKQRGLLDDTLVLWAGEFGRTVYCQGALSETNYGRDHHPRCFSIWLAGGGIKPGISYGKTDDYSYNIIENPVDVHDLHATMLHLLGLEHKKLTYRHQGRDYRLTDVHGNIVKPILL; encoded by the coding sequence ATGTCTTCAAAGCAACGAATTCGACAAGCCTGTGCCGATCCTCTTGAGGAGTACCTTAGGAATATCACACGCCGTCGCTTCTTTGGAAAAGTTGCGTCCACTATGGGCGCCGGTATTGGAACACTGGCATTGGGGTCACTTCTTCCTCGAGCCTCCGCTCAAAGCCCATCGGTTGATCCGACCTCCGCGCCGGGGCAGTTGCTGGCAAATCTTCCACATTATGCGCCCAAAGCCAAGCGGGTTATTTATCTGCATATGGAAGGAGCGCCCAGTCAACTTGATTTGTTTGACTATAAACCGAATTTGCGAGATCAGTTTGATAGCGATTTGCCCGAGTCGATTCGAGATGGTCAGCGTATTACCACGATGACCAGTGGTCAGGACCGACTTCCCGTAGCACCCTCGATGTTTAAATTTAATCGCTACGAAAATAACCAAGATGGGGTGATGCTCTCTGAGCTCATTCCTCATACGGCAAGTATCGCGAAGGATCTTTGTTTTATTAAGTCAATGCACACGCAGGCTATTAATCATGAGCCTGGTATCACGTTCTTTCAGACTGGCGCTGAGCAAGTGGGGCGTCCCTGTTTTGGGTCATGGATGAGTTATGGCCTTGGGAGCATGAATGCTGATCTGCCAACTTTTGTGGTGATGATCACGCAGGGTAAGGGCAACATGCAAGCGCTGAGTGCTCGATTTTGGGGTAGCGGATTTCTTTCGAGTGAGCATCAGGGATGCAAGCTCCGAACTGGGCGCGACAGTGTGCTTTACCTGCGAGATCCTGATGGAGTTTCGAGGGATGATCGTCGACAAATGCTTGATTTGGTTGAACGCATTAATGAAGATGAGTTCCAACACAGCCTTGATCCGGATGTGCAAGCAAGGTTAGCTCAGTATGAGATGGCCTATCGAATGCAAATGTCTGTTCCAGAGTTGACTGATATTTCTAATGAGTCAGAAGCGACCCTTGAAATGTATGGTCCGGATGTCCGAACACCCGGTTCGTTTGCAGCCAACTGTTTACAGGCCAGGCGGCTCGCAGAACGCGGCGTGCGATTCGTTCAGCTTTACATGCGTGGATGGGATCAGCACGGTAACTTGCCGACAGAAATTCGTAGTCAGTGTAATGCGGTTGATCAGGCTCAAGCGGCACTCGTGAAGGATCTTAAGCAACGAGGCTTGCTCGATGACACCCTGGTACTCTGGGCTGGAGAGTTTGGGCGTACGGTTTATTGCCAAGGCGCCCTGTCTGAGACGAACTATGGTCGGGATCACCACCCACGTTGTTTTTCGATCTGGTTAGCAGGCGGTGGTATTAAGCCTGGCATCTCATATGGTAAGACAGACGACTACTCTTACAATATTATTGAGAATCCAGTTGATGTGCACGATCTTCATGCAACGATGCTTCATCTACTTGGGCTTGAACATAAGAAACTGACCTACCGTCATCAAGGACGTGACTATCGACTGACAGATGTTCATGGCAATATAGTGAAACCAATCTTATTGTAA
- a CDS encoding cyanophycinase, with the protein MDSTCGSIGRKKAGLITLSESCNGSLFVVGGAEDRENSRRILHRFVQTSGGDNARIAVVATASTVPEELLEEYSSAFTALGVKDLELVYHEHRVDAENPKGLEILKNATGVYFTGGDQLKLVTLLGGTAWTRVLHEQHRLGTHIGGTSAGASAMSTVMIARGTSSRTPRLSSVRLSPGLGILHRVIVDQHFQERHRLNRLIAAVLRNPYMLGFGIDENTAFIVDPKGNVNIVGKGTLTVVDASDLIHSNIPEIRESDPISFAGVKLHILAEGWGINIRNQRVVLPKHNKPNSQETESPVN; encoded by the coding sequence GTGGATTCAACATGCGGCTCTATTGGTAGGAAGAAGGCCGGGCTTATCACTTTGAGTGAATCATGTAATGGATCCTTGTTTGTCGTCGGCGGCGCCGAAGATCGGGAAAATAGCCGACGAATTCTGCATCGGTTTGTCCAGACTTCGGGTGGGGACAACGCACGTATTGCTGTCGTTGCAACTGCATCTACCGTTCCTGAAGAGCTGCTTGAAGAGTACAGCTCCGCGTTCACAGCCCTTGGTGTCAAGGACCTTGAACTCGTCTATCACGAACATCGCGTGGATGCCGAAAATCCCAAGGGCCTGGAAATCCTAAAGAATGCAACCGGCGTCTACTTCACAGGTGGCGATCAACTCAAGCTTGTCACACTATTAGGTGGTACTGCTTGGACGCGTGTTCTTCATGAGCAACATCGCTTAGGCACGCATATCGGTGGAACCAGCGCCGGCGCCTCAGCGATGAGCACGGTCATGATTGCTCGCGGTACTTCAAGCCGCACCCCTCGACTCTCTTCAGTTCGCCTGTCCCCTGGTTTGGGAATACTTCATCGTGTCATCGTGGATCAGCACTTCCAAGAGCGACATCGACTTAATCGCCTTATTGCGGCAGTGTTGAGAAATCCCTACATGCTGGGATTCGGTATTGATGAAAATACCGCGTTCATTGTGGATCCAAAAGGCAATGTCAATATTGTCGGAAAAGGCACACTGACCGTAGTCGATGCTTCAGATCTTATACACTCTAACATCCCAGAAATCCGAGAATCCGACCCCATCTCTTTTGCTGGGGTCAAGCTACATATCCTTGCCGAAGGGTGGGGAATTAATATTCGCAATCAACGTGTGGTCCTACCAAAACACAATAAGCCCAATTCGCAAGAAACTGAAAGCCCAGTCAACTGA
- the cphA gene encoding cyanophycin synthetase: MKILDIHALRGPSIYHNKPCIIMRLDLEDMEQRPSDTMPKFRDRLEKIIPSLIEHRCSVGERGGFLQRVEEGTWMGHIMEHIALELQTLASMDAGFGRTRETKTPGVYNVVYRYIEENCGIYAGEKAFELIELLADSREDEFDIDEVIQHLKELRERYQLGPSTRSLVDEAVRRGIPWIRLNNRSLVQLGHGAQQKRIQATTTNETSMIGVEIACDKDSTKQLLGDSGVPVPIGEEVQSLRGALSVAHEVGFPVVVKPSNGNHGKGATIGITDDESLERAFDVAKEYSRYIIVEKKLEGHDFRALVINHQFISAAQRVPAHVIGDGKHTIQELVDLVNKDPRRGFGHEKVLTELTVDAMTERLLLHQDLSLDSVPEPDQMIVLKSTANLSTGGTAVDVTDRVHPNNVAIFERISRIIDLDICGIDIIADNLESPMDRINGGVIEVNAAPGFRMHLAPSDGIGRNVAEPVIDMLFPDGNDGRIPIIALTGTNGKTTTTRLMSHVIHSRGYHVGYTTSDGVYIDNQCVMSGDMTGPFSAQAVLKDPMVEFAVLECARGGLIRRGLGFNSCDIGIVLNVAEDHLGMNDIHTLDDLARVKRVIVDVVRPSGWAILNADDPYVSAMADYSKGRVTYFSMDPDNEIIREQSQKGEVSCIYESGFITILNGHWMIRVAKAVEVPLTMEGRAPFMIQNVLAVTLAAFLRKIKPADIRNALRTFVPGFATTPGRLNRMQINDIEILVDFAHNPAGYRALGSLIERISAKRKIATISAVGDRRDVDIEEMGKLASGMFTHIVIRESEKYRRGREAGTIANLLKQSIIDSGFDAANVEIEVNEREAVQKVLGMADPGDLVTIMADDISMCQEEVEKFREHAEPNKITRDDIPNLVREAPLQPTPEPEHEIAK, encoded by the coding sequence ATGAAAATCCTTGACATTCACGCACTTCGTGGCCCCAGCATCTATCACAACAAGCCATGCATCATCATGCGACTTGATCTTGAAGATATGGAACAACGGCCGAGCGATACCATGCCCAAATTCCGTGATCGACTTGAGAAGATCATCCCATCACTCATTGAGCATCGCTGCAGCGTTGGAGAGCGAGGCGGTTTTCTTCAACGCGTTGAAGAAGGCACATGGATGGGGCACATCATGGAGCACATTGCCCTTGAGCTCCAGACGCTTGCTTCCATGGATGCAGGATTCGGTAGAACACGAGAAACAAAGACGCCTGGCGTCTATAACGTCGTTTACCGATACATCGAAGAGAACTGCGGCATCTACGCCGGCGAAAAGGCGTTTGAGCTCATCGAACTTCTAGCCGACTCTCGTGAAGATGAGTTTGACATTGATGAAGTAATACAACATCTCAAGGAGTTACGTGAACGATATCAACTTGGACCTTCGACTCGAAGTCTTGTAGATGAAGCTGTACGTCGTGGAATCCCATGGATTCGACTTAACAACCGTTCTTTAGTTCAGCTTGGGCATGGTGCTCAGCAAAAACGTATCCAAGCAACCACCACCAACGAAACTTCCATGATTGGTGTGGAAATCGCCTGTGACAAAGACTCAACTAAGCAGCTTCTTGGTGACTCTGGCGTACCGGTTCCAATTGGCGAGGAAGTACAGTCATTACGCGGCGCTCTTTCTGTGGCACATGAGGTTGGCTTCCCCGTTGTCGTCAAACCAAGTAATGGCAACCATGGCAAAGGTGCCACGATCGGTATTACCGACGACGAATCGCTTGAACGAGCCTTCGATGTTGCAAAAGAATATTCACGCTACATCATTGTTGAGAAGAAACTAGAGGGACACGACTTCCGTGCTTTGGTCATTAATCACCAATTCATCTCTGCAGCTCAACGCGTTCCAGCTCACGTTATTGGCGACGGCAAGCACACCATTCAAGAACTGGTTGATTTAGTGAATAAGGATCCACGTCGCGGATTTGGTCACGAAAAGGTGCTGACTGAACTCACCGTAGACGCGATGACTGAGCGACTTCTGCTTCATCAAGATCTCTCTCTTGATTCGGTCCCTGAACCTGATCAGATGATCGTATTAAAATCGACAGCGAATCTTTCAACAGGTGGAACCGCCGTTGATGTTACAGATCGCGTGCACCCCAACAATGTTGCGATCTTTGAACGAATTAGTCGAATTATTGATCTTGATATCTGCGGAATTGACATCATTGCAGACAATCTTGAGAGCCCAATGGATCGCATCAATGGTGGTGTCATTGAAGTGAATGCAGCGCCTGGCTTCCGAATGCATCTTGCTCCAAGTGATGGCATTGGTCGAAACGTCGCTGAGCCTGTTATCGACATGCTGTTTCCTGATGGAAATGATGGCCGAATTCCAATCATTGCATTGACCGGTACGAATGGAAAGACAACCACAACCCGTCTTATGTCACACGTCATTCACTCTCGTGGATATCACGTGGGCTACACTACTTCAGACGGCGTATATATCGACAATCAATGTGTGATGAGCGGCGATATGACTGGCCCATTCTCGGCGCAGGCAGTGCTCAAAGATCCAATGGTTGAGTTTGCTGTCCTGGAATGTGCCCGTGGAGGCCTGATTCGCCGCGGCCTTGGCTTTAACTCTTGTGATATTGGCATTGTCCTGAATGTGGCTGAAGATCATCTGGGCATGAACGATATTCATACGCTTGATGATCTAGCCCGCGTCAAACGTGTCATTGTGGATGTGGTAAGACCTTCAGGATGGGCCATTTTGAATGCGGATGATCCATATGTTTCTGCGATGGCCGACTACAGCAAGGGGCGTGTCACCTACTTCTCCATGGATCCTGATAACGAGATTATCCGTGAGCAATCTCAAAAGGGCGAAGTCAGCTGCATTTATGAAAGCGGATTTATTACGATTCTTAATGGACATTGGATGATCCGGGTTGCCAAAGCTGTAGAGGTACCACTCACGATGGAGGGCCGAGCTCCATTCATGATTCAGAATGTACTGGCGGTGACACTGGCTGCTTTCCTACGAAAAATAAAGCCGGCAGATATTCGAAATGCACTGCGTACATTTGTTCCTGGCTTTGCAACGACACCTGGCCGCTTGAACCGAATGCAGATAAACGACATCGAGATTCTTGTCGACTTTGCGCATAATCCTGCTGGCTACAGAGCACTTGGAAGTCTCATTGAGAGAATTTCAGCAAAACGAAAAATCGCCACAATTAGTGCTGTAGGCGATCGTCGCGATGTTGATATTGAAGAGATGGGTAAACTCGCCTCAGGCATGTTCACTCATATTGTGATTCGTGAGTCAGAAAAATACCGACGTGGTCGCGAGGCTGGAACTATTGCCAACTTACTTAAACAGTCAATTATTGATAGTGGCTTTGATGCCGCCAATGTTGAAATTGAAGTCAATGAGCGAGAAGCTGTCCAGAAGGTACTTGGTATGGCAGATCCTGGTGACTTGGTCACAATCATGGCCGATGATATTTCAATGTGCCAAGAAGAGGTCGAGAAGTTCCGCGAACATGCTGAACCCAACAAAATTACCCGCGATGATATTCCCAACCTAGTGCGAGAAGCTCCGCTGCAACCAACACCAGAGCCTGAGCACGAAATTGCAAAGTAA
- a CDS encoding PSD1 and planctomycete cytochrome C domain-containing protein, with the protein MSVLLWRRDRLCGWLLLVLLSVSSAAESSTDPNEVLFGRDVRPILSDRCYLCHGPDRANQQAGLRLDSFESATAQGKNGAAIVPGDSNASLMFHRIRSKDPNFQMPPQESGKHALTDAQVETIRSWIEQGATYESHWAFSPPEHLDPPQVVEPEWCLNPIDRFIIARLEAQGIRPNPPADQATLIRRLYLDLTGLPPTPREVEAFEQDDRSDAYERLVDRLLNEEPYRSRYAERMATPWMDQARYADTSGIHMDAGRSIWLWRDWVLEAYRDNLPFDQFVIEQLAGDLLPRATPSQKVASGFNRNHVTSDEGGAINEEYLFEYAIDRTNTTGEVFLGLTVGCAQCHDHKFDPVTSEDYYGLLSFFNNNEEPGVYSQVPDPYRALEPAMTIGSEESRQKISSIDASLLQLRQEQTQPVSEEADRIATFIEEFKDQGNWKWQRPGVVSAFSKSGTTLTPQSDSSILSSGVNPDQDQHEIIMQTQATGLRAIMLEAMGDKTLPLGRVGRAANGNVVLTGLSAEVVSLADPTMRRSIELAWAWSDISQGNGDYPVVNALRPEDGRGWAVAAHQIDGGRQALFVASEPFGYEGGSLLVVRLNYDSIYAQHSFGRVRIWLGELDESALGGLPAASSNWYIVGPYATENGATSYSTAFGPEESGPLNFGKKYNKQSWRYAPGVIDESLVTLAQGIGAEYIGREIFVASARTLKVSLGSDDGLQVYLNGSLIHENQVNRGVTADQDQVTLNLKRGLNTLVLKVTNTGGPRGMYYRALDNESEIPVEMVALAIPEQLLTDAMREKIDHAWRLRYSPRYRALSKQIVELESEKTGLTNAIPQTMIMKERSMPRDTYVMKRGRYDAPDEQRKVQRSVPSFLGSLDQTKLATRIDLAQWLVGDENPLTARVAVNRFWEMLFGTGLVETTEDFGLQGAWPSHPQLLDYLAVEFRGGGWDVRSLLKLIVMSATYRQSSASNQQARAIDPDNRLLGWYPRQRLSAEQIRDQALYISGLLVEEFGGPSVKPYQPTGLWQEVAMPQSNTRTFVQDTGDALWRRSLYTYWKRASPPPTMLTLDAPTREYCVTRRLTTNTPLQALVLWNDIQFVEAARGLAARVISEQDHDEQRLGLLYRWITSGQLSPELQEVLQSALDEYRDRFARAPEDAELLVSTGESPVPDSISPVDLASWTLIANAIMSSDAAIVKD; encoded by the coding sequence ATGAGTGTGTTGCTGTGGAGACGAGATCGACTTTGCGGATGGCTATTGCTTGTATTGCTGTCGGTAAGCAGTGCTGCAGAAAGCTCTACCGATCCCAATGAGGTTCTCTTTGGACGTGATGTCCGACCAATACTCTCGGATCGATGTTATCTCTGTCATGGACCAGATCGCGCCAATCAGCAGGCAGGTTTGAGACTTGACTCGTTTGAATCTGCAACAGCGCAAGGTAAGAACGGCGCGGCCATCGTTCCAGGTGACTCTAATGCATCGCTTATGTTTCACCGGATTCGTTCGAAGGATCCTAACTTCCAAATGCCGCCACAAGAAAGTGGCAAACATGCGCTCACCGACGCGCAGGTCGAGACAATTCGGAGTTGGATAGAACAAGGTGCCACCTATGAATCCCACTGGGCATTTTCACCACCCGAGCATTTGGATCCACCACAAGTAGTAGAACCAGAGTGGTGTTTAAATCCTATCGATCGTTTTATTATTGCGCGACTCGAAGCTCAGGGAATCAGACCCAATCCACCAGCGGATCAGGCAACTTTGATTCGACGTTTATATCTTGATCTAACAGGGCTTCCACCCACGCCTCGGGAAGTGGAGGCGTTCGAGCAGGATGATCGATCTGATGCCTATGAACGCCTTGTAGATCGACTCTTGAACGAAGAGCCTTATCGAAGCCGCTATGCGGAACGTATGGCAACGCCTTGGATGGATCAGGCACGCTATGCAGATACCAGTGGTATTCATATGGATGCAGGGCGATCGATCTGGCTCTGGCGAGACTGGGTACTTGAGGCCTATCGAGATAACCTGCCTTTTGATCAATTCGTCATCGAACAACTTGCGGGAGATCTGCTTCCTCGTGCAACACCATCTCAGAAAGTGGCCAGTGGTTTCAATCGAAATCATGTGACTAGTGATGAAGGGGGCGCCATTAATGAGGAATATCTGTTTGAGTATGCGATTGATCGAACGAACACAACGGGCGAGGTCTTTTTAGGATTGACGGTAGGTTGCGCGCAGTGTCATGATCACAAATTTGATCCAGTAACTTCAGAAGACTACTACGGTCTTCTCTCTTTCTTTAATAACAATGAAGAGCCAGGCGTTTATTCACAAGTGCCTGATCCATATCGAGCCTTAGAGCCGGCGATGACAATTGGTAGTGAGGAGTCTCGCCAGAAAATTTCTTCGATAGACGCGTCGCTTCTGCAGCTCCGACAAGAGCAAACGCAGCCAGTATCTGAAGAAGCAGACCGTATTGCCACCTTCATTGAAGAATTTAAAGATCAAGGCAATTGGAAGTGGCAACGACCTGGTGTTGTATCTGCCTTTAGTAAATCCGGTACCACACTTACCCCACAGTCAGATAGTTCTATTCTGTCTTCTGGCGTCAATCCTGACCAAGACCAGCATGAGATAATTATGCAGACTCAAGCCACAGGATTGCGCGCGATTATGTTGGAGGCAATGGGAGACAAGACATTGCCGCTTGGGCGCGTGGGGCGTGCTGCCAATGGCAACGTTGTCTTGACTGGACTCAGCGCAGAAGTTGTTTCACTGGCAGATCCCACCATGCGGCGTTCCATTGAATTGGCATGGGCATGGTCGGATATCTCACAGGGTAATGGAGACTACCCAGTTGTTAATGCATTGAGACCTGAAGATGGTCGAGGTTGGGCGGTTGCGGCTCACCAGATAGACGGAGGTCGTCAGGCGTTGTTCGTGGCAAGTGAGCCTTTCGGTTATGAGGGTGGTAGCTTGTTGGTAGTTCGTCTTAATTATGATTCAATTTATGCTCAACATAGTTTTGGTCGTGTTCGAATCTGGCTTGGAGAGTTAGATGAGTCAGCTTTAGGCGGACTTCCTGCGGCCAGCTCTAATTGGTACATCGTTGGTCCGTATGCAACAGAAAATGGTGCTACCTCTTACAGCACAGCCTTTGGTCCTGAAGAATCTGGGCCGCTGAACTTTGGGAAGAAGTACAACAAACAATCTTGGCGTTATGCACCTGGTGTGATTGATGAAAGTCTGGTGACTCTGGCGCAAGGGATTGGCGCTGAATATATTGGGCGAGAGATTTTTGTGGCGAGTGCTCGAACACTAAAGGTTTCATTAGGAAGTGATGATGGCCTTCAGGTGTATCTCAATGGCTCTTTGATTCATGAGAACCAGGTCAATCGTGGTGTCACTGCTGATCAAGATCAAGTCACGCTGAACTTGAAGCGAGGGCTTAACACGCTGGTACTTAAGGTCACCAATACTGGTGGCCCGCGTGGTATGTATTACCGCGCTTTGGATAATGAATCAGAAATTCCAGTAGAGATGGTGGCGCTCGCAATACCAGAACAACTTCTCACAGATGCCATGCGGGAAAAAATTGATCATGCTTGGCGATTGAGATACTCGCCCCGCTATAGAGCGTTATCTAAGCAGATAGTAGAATTAGAAAGCGAGAAGACGGGACTCACCAACGCTATTCCTCAGACAATGATTATGAAAGAGCGATCAATGCCACGTGACACCTATGTCATGAAGCGCGGGCGCTATGATGCGCCAGATGAGCAGCGAAAAGTGCAACGCAGTGTGCCTTCCTTTCTTGGATCTCTTGATCAGACCAAGCTGGCAACAAGAATTGATCTAGCGCAATGGCTGGTAGGTGACGAGAATCCACTGACTGCCCGTGTGGCCGTAAACAGATTTTGGGAAATGCTCTTTGGTACCGGCCTGGTTGAAACAACAGAAGACTTTGGTTTGCAAGGGGCATGGCCATCTCATCCTCAGTTACTCGACTATCTGGCGGTGGAGTTTCGCGGAGGAGGTTGGGATGTACGGTCTCTATTGAAGCTGATTGTGATGAGCGCCACTTATCGTCAGTCTTCTGCAAGCAATCAGCAAGCGAGAGCGATTGACCCTGACAACCGATTACTGGGTTGGTATCCCAGGCAGAGGTTATCTGCCGAGCAGATCAGAGATCAGGCACTTTATATTTCTGGGTTGCTGGTTGAGGAATTTGGTGGCCCGAGTGTAAAGCCATATCAACCCACGGGATTGTGGCAAGAAGTTGCCATGCCGCAATCCAATACCCGCACATTTGTACAAGACACTGGTGATGCACTATGGCGGCGATCTTTGTACACCTACTGGAAAAGAGCCTCGCCGCCTCCAACGATGCTCACTTTAGATGCCCCGACACGTGAATATTGTGTCACCCGGCGACTGACAACCAACACGCCTCTGCAGGCCTTAGTTCTTTGGAACGATATTCAATTCGTGGAAGCAGCGCGTGGTCTTGCAGCACGTGTCATAAGCGAGCAAGACCATGACGAGCAAAGACTAGGGTTGCTCTATCGTTGGATCACATCAGGTCAGCTCAGTCCAGAGCTTCAAGAGGTGCTTCAGTCAGCTTTGGATGAGTACCGTGATCGGTTTGCAAGGGCACCGGAAGACGCTGAATTATTGGTTTCAACTGGAGAATCTCCAGTTCCTGATAGCATTTCGCCTGTGGATCTTGCATCATGGACACTCATTGCTAATGCAATCATGTCGAGTGATGCTGCAATTGTTAAGGACTAA
- a CDS encoding NADH-quinone oxidoreductase subunit A, which produces MLFLASDINAYIPVGILLLMAVAFPVINLIGTSLLGPSRRGKEKEAAYESGMTPIDTARKRFNIRFYVLAMTFLVFDVEIIFLYPWAVSYTQLDPQSGEASLFLGRILFFIATSVIAYIYAWRKGVFRWE; this is translated from the coding sequence ATGCTATTTCTCGCAAGCGACATTAATGCCTATATACCAGTTGGTATTTTGCTTTTGATGGCTGTTGCATTTCCCGTCATCAACCTGATTGGAACCAGCCTGCTTGGTCCCAGTCGTCGTGGAAAAGAGAAAGAAGCTGCCTACGAGTCCGGCATGACGCCAATCGATACGGCTCGAAAGCGTTTCAATATCCGCTTTTATGTTCTTGCGATGACTTTTCTCGTCTTCGATGTTGAGATCATCTTCCTTTACCCATGGGCCGTGAGCTATACCCAGCTCGATCCTCAAAGCGGTGAAGCCTCTTTATTCTTGGGGCGAATTCTATTTTTCATCGCAACGTCAGTCATTGCATACATCTATGCATGGCGTAAGGGTGTGTTCCGCTGGGAATAG
- a CDS encoding TetR/AcrR family transcriptional regulator, with protein sequence MTAVPNYRQKEHPVEQSTKDRLIGAAIDLTSEGRDRNISIRAIARKAGVTEGAIYRHFPGKDDLLQESYERIAAKLLEEKADLLERGGSFESLLRGWIRITLSFYDRNSAAFSYLLLRPPYPYGDGTGNLAIQQDMLVFELIRRGQCQRVVRNESAQIQRVMLDGLLVNIPRQIQMGQLKGSAMHYYGIVVDAAERLLMVNKGSQSLDERYPYPF encoded by the coding sequence ATGACCGCAGTACCGAACTACCGCCAAAAAGAGCATCCTGTAGAGCAGTCCACCAAGGATCGGCTGATCGGGGCCGCCATCGATCTGACCTCTGAGGGGCGGGACCGAAATATCTCAATTCGTGCCATTGCCCGAAAAGCGGGTGTGACCGAGGGGGCGATTTACCGGCATTTTCCTGGCAAAGATGATCTCCTTCAAGAGTCCTATGAGCGGATCGCAGCAAAATTGTTAGAGGAAAAGGCAGACCTTCTTGAACGCGGTGGTTCATTTGAGAGTCTGCTTCGTGGTTGGATACGAATCACGCTGAGCTTCTATGATCGAAACTCGGCGGCGTTTAGCTATTTACTGCTGCGCCCACCTTATCCATACGGTGATGGCACCGGAAACCTCGCAATTCAGCAAGACATGCTGGTCTTTGAACTGATTCGGCGCGGTCAGTGTCAGAGGGTGGTTCGGAATGAGTCGGCTCAGATTCAACGGGTCATGCTTGATGGGCTACTTGTCAACATTCCTCGTCAGATCCAGATGGGACAACTGAAAGGCAGTGCGATGCATTACTACGGTATCGTCGTTGATGCAGCAGAGCGGCTGTTGATGGTAAATAAAGGCAGTCAATCATTGGATGAGAGATACCCGTACCCATTTTAG
- a CDS encoding response regulator, whose product MSKLSNRRAGDSRHIDSPQPRAPQLPRESPNKPFQSPRRQVLVIDDEPLLRQLINDYLHPLGYSVLQASNGEDGLQLANRHPIHVIILDINLGDMTGFDVVNILKSRAHTRDIPVIAFTGLAQDQERRAILAAGCNHYVRKPIHLSKLAAIVSRAASKR is encoded by the coding sequence ATGTCGAAGCTTTCTAACCGCCGTGCGGGCGATTCCCGTCATATAGACTCACCTCAACCGCGGGCACCTCAACTACCCCGGGAATCTCCGAATAAGCCATTCCAATCACCGCGGCGGCAGGTGCTTGTCATTGATGATGAGCCACTGCTCCGCCAACTCATAAACGACTATCTCCATCCACTTGGATACTCGGTGCTGCAGGCCAGCAACGGTGAAGATGGCCTGCAATTAGCCAACCGGCATCCGATTCATGTCATTATCCTCGACATCAATCTCGGTGATATGACTGGGTTTGATGTCGTCAATATTCTCAAGAGTCGAGCACACACGCGAGATATCCCTGTCATTGCATTCACTGGCCTCGCACAAGATCAGGAGCGAAGGGCAATTCTGGCAGCAGGTTGTAATCACTATGTTCGCAAGCCGATCCATCTCAGTAAGCTAGCAGCCATCGTTTCAAGAGCGGCTTCAAAACGCTAA